In a genomic window of Flavobacterium crassostreae:
- a CDS encoding DNA cytosine methyltransferase, giving the protein MKLKEKISLEKVFEKEYKDKLVEPKNNKEAVITHFLHNSKNGVSQFYKKDAVKFTKEILQYKYPEEEITNIVAEEALQYGIFDTFGVPFPPLENPKFKFIDLFAGIGGFRLAMQNLGGKCVFTSEWDKEAKRTYKANFGERPFGDITKEETKAFIPDNFDLLCAGFPCQAFSIAGKRGGFEDTRGTLFFDVAEIIKRKQPKAIFLENVKGLRNHNGGKTLATILNVLRNDLGYFVPEPQIINAKEFGVPQNRERIYIVGFRNDLGIESFEYPKPTNKKVAFSDIKEKEVPPTKYFLSTQYVQTLVNHKARHESKGNGFGYAIIPDDGISNAIVVGGMGRERNLVLDHRITDFTPTTHIKGTVNREGIRKMTPREWARLQGFPDNYLIPVADASAYKQFGNSVAVPAIQATANEILKLIGIKK; this is encoded by the coding sequence ATGAAACTGAAAGAGAAAATATCGCTCGAAAAAGTATTTGAAAAAGAATATAAAGACAAACTTGTTGAACCAAAAAACAACAAAGAAGCGGTCATTACACATTTTTTGCACAATAGCAAAAACGGAGTTTCACAATTTTACAAGAAAGATGCAGTAAAATTCACAAAAGAAATTTTACAATATAAATACCCAGAAGAAGAAATTACGAATATTGTAGCGGAAGAAGCTTTACAATATGGGATTTTTGACACTTTTGGCGTTCCATTTCCTCCTTTAGAAAACCCTAAGTTTAAATTTATTGACCTTTTTGCAGGAATCGGCGGTTTTCGTTTAGCAATGCAAAATTTAGGGGGAAAATGCGTTTTTACAAGCGAATGGGACAAAGAAGCTAAACGAACATATAAGGCAAATTTTGGAGAAAGGCCATTTGGAGACATTACTAAAGAAGAAACTAAAGCCTTTATTCCCGATAATTTCGATTTGCTTTGTGCTGGTTTTCCTTGTCAAGCATTTTCAATTGCAGGAAAACGTGGCGGATTTGAAGACACAAGAGGAACATTATTTTTTGACGTTGCTGAAATCATAAAAAGAAAACAACCAAAAGCAATTTTTCTTGAAAACGTAAAAGGATTAAGAAATCATAACGGAGGAAAAACTTTAGCGACAATCTTAAATGTTTTAAGAAATGACTTAGGATATTTTGTTCCCGAACCACAAATCATCAATGCAAAAGAATTTGGTGTTCCACAAAACAGAGAACGAATTTATATTGTTGGATTTAGAAATGATTTGGGAATTGAGAGTTTTGAATATCCAAAACCAACAAATAAAAAAGTTGCATTTTCAGACATCAAAGAAAAGGAAGTTCCACCAACAAAATATTTTCTTTCAACTCAATATGTTCAAACTTTAGTAAATCATAAAGCTAGACACGAAAGTAAAGGAAACGGTTTTGGTTACGCTATTATTCCTGATGATGGAATAAGTAACGCAATTGTTGTTGGCGGGATGGGAAGAGAAAGAAATTTAGTGTTAGACCATAGAATTACAGATTTTACACCAACAACTCATATAAAAGGAACTGTAAATCGTGAAGGAATTAGAAAAATGACACCACGAGAATGGGCAAGATTACAAGGTTTTCCAGATAATTATTTAATTCCAGTTGCTGACGCATCTGCTTATAAACAATTTGGAAACTCCGTAGCCGTTCCGGCTATTCAAGCGACTGCAAATGAAATTTTAAAATTAATTGGAATTAAGAAATGA
- a CDS encoding HpaII family restriction endonuclease, whose translation MITGNKGEWSEVYTLLKIISDKQLFAGDSNLNKIETLIFPIIKVLRDETNGTFEFSYDNDLVIVKNGEKEIRISVLEFQKQAYFLLTKLKEKTNATFSIPEIESFINSFDSHSLKAKSTVKSDIRIVIHDQRTNTNPELGFSIKSQLGGASTLLNAGKTTNFIFKINNLTLTKNQILEINEIDTRSKIKDRIGKITELGGKLEFQKTESSVFGNNLILIDSALPKIIAESLHLFFTSTISTVLELTSKISITNPLGYNLEANHPFYSYKIKRFLTDIALGMMPSKVWTGELDATGGYLVVKEDGEVLCYHIYNRNEFEDYLFTNTKLETASSTRHEFGKIYEENGQIYFKLNLQIRFK comes from the coding sequence ATGATAACAGGAAATAAAGGAGAATGGAGCGAAGTTTATACACTTCTAAAAATCATTTCTGACAAACAACTTTTTGCAGGAGATAGTAATTTAAACAAAATAGAAACTTTGATTTTTCCAATAATCAAAGTGCTTCGTGACGAAACGAATGGAACTTTTGAATTTAGTTATGATAACGATTTAGTCATTGTTAAAAATGGCGAAAAAGAAATTAGAATCTCGGTTTTAGAATTTCAGAAACAAGCTTATTTTCTTTTGACAAAACTCAAAGAAAAAACAAATGCAACTTTTTCAATTCCAGAAATTGAAAGTTTTATCAACTCTTTTGACAGTCATTCATTAAAAGCAAAATCGACTGTAAAAAGTGATATTAGAATTGTAATTCACGACCAAAGAACTAACACAAATCCTGAACTTGGATTTAGTATAAAATCACAACTTGGCGGTGCTTCTACTCTATTAAATGCAGGAAAAACGACAAACTTTATTTTCAAAATCAACAATTTGACTTTAACTAAAAATCAAATATTAGAAATAAACGAAATTGATACAAGAAGTAAAATCAAAGATAGAATTGGCAAAATCACTGAATTAGGAGGTAAATTGGAGTTCCAAAAAACAGAAAGTTCTGTTTTTGGAAACAACTTAATTTTGATTGATAGTGCTCTACCAAAAATAATTGCCGAAAGTTTACATTTGTTTTTTACTTCAACTATTTCAACGGTTTTAGAATTGACATCGAAAATTTCAATAACAAATCCTCTTGGCTATAATTTAGAAGCTAATCATCCATTTTATTCATATAAAATCAAACGTTTTTTAACTGACATTGCTTTAGGAATGATGCCATCGAAAGTTTGGACTGGAGAATTAGATGCAACTGGTGGCTATTTAGTTGTAAAAGAAGACGGAGAAGTTTTATGCTACCATATTTACAACCGAAACGAATTTGAAGATTATTTATTTACAAATACAAAGTTAGAAACCGCAAGTAGTACAAGACACGAATTTGGAAAAATTTACGAAGAAAACGGACAAATATATTTCAAACTGAACTTACAAATACGTTTTAAATAA
- the gapS4a gene encoding GapS4a family protein yields MGEWSKKIGEQGEDIVKYFFEELIGYKNNYRNNLELSCSYSDDHKKKDAAKRLTHGIDGLVSYKCPLVDELLEIGIISSKYSFDVYPPKPKDKFKEHFVELAYTIRCFLNSEIYNNINSNTSNVTDTKVTGVLVWLSNNDECKNKNIIPEISDTQLSGLNLVYDKILIVDNSRMEFLFDLIQPLKTIFGNGNIDFVYPKTGMNLSMVQDNSFGKKLPLQLICSDVIPIRIDNNNQIILLLGIRDNFDENNLLKLISLSKEFNHLEATTKTIISFPDYNKLKHSDSVKKVLSQLENLKYSDQIEVVKHDFDFRNL; encoded by the coding sequence ATGGGCGAATGGTCTAAAAAAATTGGAGAACAAGGAGAAGATATTGTTAAATACTTTTTTGAAGAACTAATTGGTTACAAAAATAATTATAGAAATAATTTAGAATTAAGTTGTAGTTATAGTGATGACCACAAGAAGAAAGATGCTGCCAAAAGGTTAACTCACGGAATTGACGGTTTAGTTTCCTACAAATGCCCTTTAGTCGATGAATTATTGGAAATTGGAATAATTTCAAGTAAATATTCTTTTGATGTCTATCCTCCAAAACCAAAAGATAAATTTAAAGAACACTTTGTTGAATTAGCATATACTATTCGTTGCTTTCTTAATTCAGAAATTTACAATAATATAAACTCTAATACTTCAAACGTAACGGATACAAAAGTTACAGGGGTTTTAGTATGGCTTTCCAATAATGATGAATGTAAAAACAAAAATATAATTCCCGAAATATCAGACACACAACTTTCAGGATTAAATTTAGTTTATGATAAAATACTTATTGTTGACAATTCAAGAATGGAATTTTTATTTGATTTAATTCAACCATTAAAAACCATTTTTGGAAATGGAAATATAGATTTTGTATATCCTAAAACAGGAATGAATTTATCTATGGTTCAAGACAATAGTTTTGGCAAAAAATTACCTTTACAATTAATCTGTTCTGACGTAATTCCAATCAGAATTGATAACAATAACCAAATAATATTACTTTTAGGAATTAGAGACAATTTCGATGAAAATAATCTATTAAAACTCATTAGTTTGTCTAAAGAATTTAATCATCTGGAAGCAACTACAAAAACTATAATCAGTTTTCCAGATTACAATAAATTAAAACATTCCGATAGTGTCAAAAAAGTATTGTCACAATTAGAAAATTTAAAATATTCCGACCAAATAGAAGTAGTTAAACACGATTTTGATTTTAGAAACTTATAA
- the gapS4b gene encoding GapS4b family protein, translated as MAIEQEKTKDFLPVGENLRAMISQSFLTAKNLKDVLNDKGIFIDENDKNKSIPLLMTSILSPKEFEGLVENQITKEERFKVNTLTIPCKTDKKLLELIPTNFSINNIIKENVVYKPNFKVIGNPKFTIVANNPNQIQLVYEIERKNETKDWVQTKTTHKSFLTIEKKNNEINLVVTKNSTSKETNDINEMIMKSFKTHLKDINLVKEEADYVRILFKNFNNVNRIQFLYSFTSPSISRSLEFIEITDLNVQIDETINTPNEIKEFISGIDNLKINGKELQEHIFITNQTFHEKIIFSSISLKYKFDFGGLKGTCISEFSFPAFLQKQKTNSEFQFNLSINLDKSVKEFGNLNTINKDISRIIENYKLEQFEKYKLTDELTLLPTAILI; from the coding sequence ATGGCAATCGAACAAGAAAAAACAAAAGATTTTTTGCCAGTTGGTGAAAATTTAAGAGCGATGATTTCTCAATCTTTTTTAACTGCAAAAAATTTAAAAGATGTTCTTAATGATAAAGGGATTTTTATTGATGAAAACGATAAAAACAAATCTATTCCATTATTGATGACATCAATTTTAAGTCCAAAAGAATTTGAAGGTTTAGTCGAAAATCAAATTACAAAAGAAGAAAGATTTAAGGTTAATACTTTAACTATTCCTTGTAAAACGGATAAGAAACTTTTAGAATTAATACCTACAAATTTCTCAATAAATAACATTATCAAAGAAAATGTAGTTTACAAGCCTAATTTTAAAGTTATAGGTAATCCAAAATTTACGATTGTCGCAAACAATCCTAATCAAATTCAATTAGTTTACGAGATTGAAAGAAAAAATGAGACTAAAGATTGGGTTCAAACCAAAACTACACACAAATCTTTTCTAACAATTGAGAAAAAAAACAACGAAATAAATCTTGTTGTAACGAAAAACTCAACTTCAAAAGAAACAAATGATATTAACGAAATGATTATGAAATCATTTAAAACTCATTTGAAAGATATAAATTTAGTTAAAGAGGAAGCAGATTATGTTAGAATTTTATTTAAAAACTTCAATAATGTAAATAGAATTCAATTCTTGTATAGTTTTACTTCTCCCTCAATTAGTAGAAGTTTGGAATTCATTGAAATAACAGATTTGAATGTTCAAATAGATGAAACAATAAATACACCTAATGAAATAAAAGAGTTCATTTCTGGAATTGATAATTTAAAAATAAACGGAAAAGAATTACAAGAACATATTTTTATAACTAATCAAACTTTTCACGAAAAAATAATATTTTCTTCTATTTCACTTAAATATAAGTTTGATTTTGGAGGTTTAAAAGGAACTTGTATTTCTGAATTCTCATTCCCTGCATTTCTACAAAAACAAAAAACTAATTCCGAATTTCAATTTAACCTTTCAATAAATTTAGATAAATCGGTAAAAGAATTTGGTAATTTAAATACCATAAATAAAGATATTTCAAGAATTATTGAAAATTATAAATTGGAACAGTTTGAAAAATACAAATTGACTGACGAATTAACACTACTGCCAACCGCCATTTTGATATAG
- a CDS encoding DUF6794 domain-containing protein has translation MRKIITLIVILFWVNSNSQTNYNPISISKTFSENGKYYIESTPFDDFYPSLRGKSLIFKNNKLKYKIERPFVMLGSSSYLAISNDGKYVIYIMSKNSNSKEVELRNVTIYKKGKLIKTFTIEEFSNCNPENETCNLIYDNFDNIIDYKKSKFNDTKNTIIYKDDITQEELFLSKNPVFILNDTIYSTNSNRITTIFDLVHQKIIKKIEFSKVYSKLNLSNYKIKFEQKRFPTPQNNDTYFPNLKNGKKTAIALAEMLGMKALYVNDSDDGKYQYFTIDINGFVDQNGKLEILNLKVDKKLPYDKVKSFFEEQTYDVSFLPKEFDKFFYHYFFWRFRNADNQIAILDTKEYELEQLKVEENRKYADTIDNFYIPKNLKECFIQLDKTLNNKSKKQLKESTDLFMFNSHGGGLGMWIRNNWGINGGSRLLIYFNERGITDRDYISGIIIYEYVKWLKEEINAAEIWENENPIKK, from the coding sequence ATGAGAAAAATAATAACTTTAATAGTAATTTTATTTTGGGTTAATTCTAACTCACAAACAAACTATAATCCAATTTCTATCTCAAAAACATTCTCAGAAAATGGAAAATATTATATTGAATCAACTCCATTTGATGATTTTTATCCAAGTTTAAGAGGTAAATCTTTAATATTCAAAAATAATAAATTAAAATATAAAATTGAAAGACCATTCGTAATGCTTGGTAGTTCAAGTTATTTAGCAATAAGTAATGATGGTAAATATGTTATTTATATTATGTCGAAAAATTCAAATTCAAAAGAAGTTGAATTGAGAAATGTTACTATTTATAAAAAAGGAAAGTTAATAAAAACTTTTACAATTGAAGAATTTAGCAATTGCAATCCTGAAAATGAAACTTGTAACCTTATCTATGATAATTTTGACAATATAATTGATTATAAAAAAAGTAAATTTAATGACACAAAAAATACAATCATATATAAAGATGATATAACTCAGGAAGAATTATTCTTGTCCAAGAATCCAGTTTTCATATTAAATGACACCATTTACTCAACAAACTCAAATAGAATTACAACAATTTTCGATTTAGTTCATCAAAAAATTATTAAAAAAATTGAATTCAGTAAAGTTTATTCAAAACTTAATTTGAGCAACTATAAAATAAAATTTGAACAAAAACGATTTCCTACTCCTCAAAATAATGATACCTATTTTCCAAATTTGAAGAATGGTAAAAAAACAGCAATTGCATTAGCTGAAATGCTTGGAATGAAAGCATTGTATGTAAACGATAGTGACGATGGAAAATATCAATATTTTACAATTGACATAAATGGTTTTGTTGACCAAAACGGAAAATTAGAAATACTAAATTTAAAAGTAGACAAAAAACTTCCATATGATAAAGTTAAAAGTTTCTTTGAAGAACAAACTTACGATGTAAGCTTTTTACCGAAGGAATTTGATAAATTCTTTTATCATTATTTCTTTTGGAGATTCAGAAATGCTGATAATCAAATTGCAATACTAGACACCAAAGAGTATGAATTAGAACAATTAAAAGTAGAAGAAAATAGAAAATATGCTGATACTATAGATAATTTTTACATTCCAAAAAACTTAAAAGAATGTTTTATTCAGTTAGATAAAACATTGAACAATAAAAGTAAAAAACAGCTTAAAGAATCAACAGACTTATTTATGTTCAATTCTCACGGTGGTGGTTTAGGAATGTGGATTAGAAATAATTGGGGAATAAATGGTGGTTCAAGATTATTAATTTATTTCAATGAAAGAGGAATAACTGACAGAGATTATATTTCAGGAATAATAATTTATGAATATGTGAAATGGCTGAAAGAAGAAATTAATGCAGCAGAAATTTGGGAAAATGAAAATCCAATAAAAAAATAA
- a CDS encoding IS30 family transposase, producing MEKKYKRLSLEERIIIETLLKENRTENYIGKQLNRNRSTITREVNLWVRNPTDIYKADLAHWYALETNKNKRTQDKINSYPKLKIFVYRSLLKGTSPELMAGQIKLLYPNDPIMSISYESIYKHIYRSRQSTLGKKLIKLLPYHHHKRRDKRKFGKKRTRIKDQVSIDLRPIEIEKRLEAGHLEGDLMIGVGHKSAIGTIVDRKTRYVIIVPISNRKSKTVTHEFAKLLNKHPQYLRKTMTYDNGMEMANHKWLSEKTGMDIYFAHPYSSWERGTNENTNGLIRRFLPKGTDFNTITTEELKRIENNLNNRPRKVLGFKTPNEMRNQEINKISNTQA from the coding sequence ATGGAAAAAAAGTACAAGCGATTATCCTTAGAAGAACGTATTATAATTGAGACATTACTTAAGGAAAACAGGACCGAAAACTACATTGGAAAGCAATTAAATCGAAATCGATCTACCATAACCCGAGAAGTAAATCTTTGGGTAAGAAACCCAACCGATATTTACAAGGCTGATTTAGCACATTGGTATGCTTTAGAAACCAATAAAAACAAAAGAACTCAAGACAAAATAAATTCATATCCTAAACTTAAGATATTCGTTTACAGAAGCTTATTAAAAGGAACGAGCCCTGAATTAATGGCTGGACAAATCAAGTTATTATATCCAAATGACCCTATCATGTCTATTTCTTATGAATCTATATATAAACATATTTATAGGTCTAGGCAGTCTACTTTAGGCAAAAAACTAATCAAACTCCTCCCCTATCATCATCACAAAAGACGAGACAAAAGAAAATTTGGTAAAAAAAGAACACGGATCAAAGACCAAGTCAGTATTGACCTAAGACCTATTGAAATTGAAAAACGTCTGGAAGCAGGGCACTTAGAAGGTGATTTGATGATTGGTGTCGGACACAAAAGTGCCATTGGAACCATCGTAGATAGAAAAACTAGATATGTTATTATTGTACCAATCAGCAACAGAAAATCAAAAACAGTAACTCATGAATTTGCAAAGCTGTTAAATAAACATCCTCAATACCTCAGAAAAACAATGACTTACGATAACGGAATGGAAATGGCTAATCATAAATGGCTCTCTGAAAAGACTGGAATGGATATTTATTTTGCACATCCTTACTCCTCATGGGAAAGAGGCACAAATGAAAATACTAATGGACTAATTAGAAGGTTTTTACCCAAAGGAACCGACTTTAACACAATAACTACTGAAGAGCTGAAACGAATAGAAAACAACCTAAATAACAGACCTAGAAAGGTTTTAGGTTTCAAAACACCTAATGAAATGAGGAACCAAGAAATTAATAAAATCAGTAACACACAGGCTTAA
- a CDS encoding acyltransferase family protein, whose translation MISENIIAEKFYGLDHLRALAILLVFFFHYFILSGGEPKWLPDYAKFGWTGVDLFFVLSGFLISSQLFLKIKQEKKISYKEFFLKRFFRIIPAYLVVVGIYFIVPLFREKESLPPVWKFLTFTQNFGTNLKDFGTFSHAWSLCVEEHFYFFLPIILIILKAKNLFKKSYWLLVILFLIGFIVRFYSWNNFYIPKINDENSWLYWYKFIYYPTYNRLDGLLVGVSIAGIYQFLPNLWDKISKFGNLNLIVSFLILTCAYFLCYEERTFYASIFGFPLVAIGYGFLVIGAISPNSFLFKWKSKTTTFIASLSFAIYLTHKGIIHITQNLFENINVESNLMMFICIVTCIIGAYFLNLAIEKPFMKLRNRIIKNKKSERTTTILS comes from the coding sequence GTGATTTCAGAGAACATAATTGCAGAAAAATTTTATGGATTAGATCATCTAAGAGCATTAGCAATTTTGTTAGTTTTCTTTTTTCATTATTTCATATTAAGCGGAGGAGAACCTAAATGGTTACCAGATTATGCGAAATTTGGTTGGACAGGAGTTGATTTATTTTTCGTGTTAAGTGGTTTTTTAATTTCATCCCAATTGTTTTTAAAAATTAAACAAGAAAAGAAAATTTCATACAAAGAATTCTTTTTAAAAAGATTTTTTAGAATTATTCCAGCATATCTAGTTGTTGTTGGAATTTATTTTATTGTTCCTCTTTTTCGAGAAAAAGAAAGTTTACCACCAGTTTGGAAATTTCTGACGTTTACTCAAAACTTTGGAACTAACTTGAAAGATTTTGGAACATTTTCTCACGCTTGGTCGTTATGTGTAGAAGAGCATTTTTACTTTTTCTTACCAATTATCTTAATAATATTGAAAGCCAAAAATCTTTTTAAAAAATCATATTGGTTATTAGTGATTCTCTTTTTAATCGGTTTTATAGTTAGATTTTATAGTTGGAATAACTTTTACATTCCAAAAATAAACGATGAAAACTCATGGCTATATTGGTACAAATTTATTTATTATCCAACTTACAATAGACTTGACGGACTTTTAGTTGGAGTTTCAATTGCAGGTATTTATCAGTTTCTTCCAAATTTATGGGACAAAATTTCAAAATTTGGAAATCTGAACCTAATTGTGAGCTTCTTGATTTTGACTTGTGCATATTTCTTGTGTTATGAAGAACGAACGTTTTACGCTTCCATTTTTGGCTTTCCATTGGTTGCAATTGGTTACGGATTTTTAGTAATTGGAGCAATTAGCCCAAATAGTTTTCTTTTTAAATGGAAATCAAAAACAACAACATTTATTGCATCATTATCATTTGCAATTTACTTAACTCACAAAGGAATAATTCACATAACTCAAAATTTATTTGAAAATATAAACGTAGAAAGTAATTTAATGATGTTTATTTGTATTGTAACTTGCATAATTGGAGCATATTTTCTGAATTTAGCAATCGAAAAACCATTTATGAAATTGCGAAACCGAATAATTAAAAATAAAAAAAGCGAACGCACAACAACCATTTTGAGCTAG
- a CDS encoding type II toxin-antitoxin system RelE/ParE family toxin — translation MSYSIIWSNFAERELDKIFQYYIEKANLKVAKSILQKILVEPERLIQNSELFQIEDLLIDRVYNYRYIVCDNYKIIYSVDIELKLIKIADVFDTRQNPIKIKQIK, via the coding sequence ATGAGTTACTCAATAATTTGGTCAAACTTTGCTGAGAGGGAACTTGATAAAATTTTTCAATATTATATTGAAAAAGCAAATTTAAAAGTTGCTAAAAGCATACTTCAGAAAATTTTAGTCGAACCAGAAAGACTTATACAAAATTCAGAATTATTTCAAATCGAAGATTTGTTAATTGATAGAGTCTATAATTATAGATATATAGTTTGCGATAATTATAAAATAATATATTCAGTCGATATAGAATTAAAACTTATAAAAATTGCAGACGTATTTGATACTCGTCAAAATCCAATTAAAATTAAACAAATTAAATAG
- a CDS encoding nucleotidyltransferase family protein, with protein sequence MILIEKNIDRLKMICSTYNVDKMYLFGSALNSNFNDKSDIDFLVKFKSFELSQYFENYINLKENLKTLFGREVDLLEEQTLKNPILINSINKSKELIYG encoded by the coding sequence ATGATTCTAATTGAAAAAAATATTGACCGCCTAAAAATGATTTGTTCAACATACAATGTGGACAAAATGTACTTATTTGGTTCTGCATTAAATTCAAATTTTAATGACAAAAGTGATATTGATTTTTTAGTGAAGTTCAAATCTTTTGAATTATCTCAATACTTTGAGAATTATATAAATTTAAAAGAAAATTTAAAAACCTTGTTTGGAAGAGAAGTCGACTTACTTGAAGAGCAAACACTTAAAAACCCAATTTTAATAAACTCAATAAATAAATCAAAAGAACTTATTTATGGATGA
- a CDS encoding HepT-like ribonuclease domain-containing protein, producing MDERILKWLFDVKMAIDEIDSYFIDEEKDFFKYRSNLMLKRAVERDLEIIGEAINRIITRDKYFEIKITNAKAIISLRNQVIHAYDNISDENIWSILTNHLPKLKKEIEYLIDEK from the coding sequence ATGGATGAGAGAATATTAAAATGGTTGTTTGATGTTAAAATGGCTATTGATGAAATTGATAGTTATTTTATCGACGAAGAAAAAGACTTTTTTAAATATCGAAGCAACTTGATGTTAAAAAGGGCAGTTGAAAGAGATTTAGAAATTATTGGAGAAGCAATAAATCGAATTATTACTCGTGATAAATATTTTGAAATTAAAATAACAAATGCAAAAGCTATTATTAGTTTGAGAAATCAAGTAATTCACGCTTATGATAATATTTCAGATGAAAACATTTGGTCAATACTTACAAATCATCTTCCTAAACTAAAAAAGGAAATTGAATATCTAATTGACGAAAAATAA